CTCATCCCCACGCTGGAGTCACTATGTCAACTTTAAACACAAACCTAACCAGATAAAAGTTACAATGGATGATAGAATCTTTGACAGATGGAGGTTATGGCATCCAGACTTCCAGAGTAGATGTGCCAGCCAATCTACTCTTGTGGAGGAGGTccccggcctcggcctcggcctccgcgcCCACGACCACGTCCACGACCCCTGCCTCTGCCAGCTTCTGCAGTTAACAATGATTCAGTACTGGTTACATGGAAATTTTGCAGATAACCTGAAGAGTGAATAAATGAGGGTCCTAATTCAACAACTCAAAGATTAATCCCATAGTTGCTAAGCTATCTTGAGATATGGATAATGGAAAAGGTTTACTGGAATCATGTTATAAGATCAATACTTTCTAAATTTAGTCAAAGCAGCTGCACTTACTTTCTAGGATACTACAGGAAGAGGAAGTAGAGTCAAACATAAATAGTAACAGAACATCAAAGTCAAATTTAAATAGAACTAACCATATCCTTGCATAGGTGGTGCATTATATCCATCATCATATCCACCAGCTTCTTCCATGGGATAACCATCACCACCATAACCCCTTCCTGGCCCAAAAGATCCACGCCTTCCCCGacccctccctcctctgccACGATATCCACGTGGAGCCTCCTCTGGTTCACCAAATTCATCATCATAGTCTACTCCTCCATTGCTGAACCCTACACCACAATGATCCAATTGCAAAGTCAGAAATCAGAAATTAAAAGCAAGATCAAGCATAGAAACATACTGAAATGACAATAACCACCATATATATACCTCTTCCTCTGCCCCTTCCCCGACGACCACGTCCCCTTCCACGACCACTTGGAATGGCCTCTGCATCCTGATCGAACTCAGCGGCTGACCTGACCTGATCAGCTGGTATCGGTGGCTGGTAACTGCAAGAATACAAAGTAATGTTTGTGTCTTGAGTTTCACAAAGAGAGGAATGAAGCACTCCATATAATGAGAAATATCCTAACTGCTAAGTTTCTCTGAAGCAATGCCATGAGTTTCTCTGAAGTAGGAAGAAGGCTGGTATTATGTTTGATGAGAAATATCTATCTCTATAACTATCATATACTGCAAAAACTGCATGCACTATCTTCTATGCTTATAGACAGAAACAATAAACACAGAAAACTGAACAGCATTCATTGTAATAGTTCTGTATAGCCTTTACTGGAAGATAAATTGGACCATGGTCAAAACATCATGTGAAATACAACCCTCAAATTTTGAGCATacacagaaaagaaaaggttgtgGTTGTACATACCCAGGAGATGATGTATCCAGCTCCTTCTTTGACAATTTAATGGTAATCAAGGACACATGGCGAGTGGTCTCAAGACTGTAATGGAAACATGAAGGGTcaggtaaaaaaaaagtcaatCTCTTCCAAAAACGTAATATATGAAAGCATTATGTGCTCCTTACGTGACAAGGCCTTCTTCCAATGGCTCCCAAGTGTCAGTTATGTCAATGGACTCAATAGAGGTATTCTGATGGAGACCAGCAACCCTCCTCTGTTCAGGGATAGCACATATCAGTCAACAGTTCACATAACTACAAAGGGTATCATACATTAAAAAGTGGTCTTATTAAGTAGTAACTCCACCTTTAGAAGCTCCACAATGACGACTGTCTTGTTGATCGCCCTTCCCATAGCCTTGATGACAATTTCATCTGTTGCGTTGTCCTGCATTGGATGAGAACAAGAAACACCAAAACAGTGAACATTTGATTCTGGGCAAACACCAATAGGTGATTCAAGGTACAAGGATATTCCCCAACTGCCATCGTAAATTTTAAATCAAGCTACTAGCATAAGCCAAGGGGCAAGATGTTACACAAACCTCACCACAACTACAAGGAACCGAACTAAAATAAGAAACCTACAATAAAGATTCATTAATGAACAGTACCAATCTCCGCACCCATAGCAATCGATGCATGTGAAAATCCCATCACACATTACTCCACTAAACCCCAATTTAGTATCTTAAATTCTTAGTTAGCAGTGGGTACCTAAAAGATGTATCTGGGTACAGAGACCCCTCACATGG
This portion of the Setaria viridis chromosome 7, Setaria_viridis_v4.0, whole genome shotgun sequence genome encodes:
- the LOC117864221 gene encoding uncharacterized protein, with amino-acid sequence MDRYQRVEKPREESSAIGANEIRITAQGRPRNYITYALALLQDNATDEIVIKAMGRAINKTVVIVELLKRRVAGLHQNTSIESIDITDTWEPLEEGLVTLETTRHVSLITIKLSKKELDTSSPGYQPPIPADQVRSAAEFDQDAEAIPSGRGRGRGRRGRGRGRGFSNGGVDYDDEFGEPEEAPRGYRGRGGRGRGRRGSFGPGRGYGGDGYPMEEAGGYDDGYNAPPMQGYEAGRGRGRGRGRGRGGRGRGRGPPPQE